The following is a genomic window from Calliphora vicina chromosome 5, idCalVici1.1, whole genome shotgun sequence.
ATTGACACCAAGATGCAGCTCTGCGATGATATGCACTGTTTGGTGGATGTAAGACTCATTGATTTTGCCCACACAGCTTTTATGCCACGCAACAGTTCAGGATTATTTCCCCAACCACCCACCACCATACATCATGGGCCAGACAATGGCTTCCTAACCGGGCTAGACAGTCTAAATCGTCTGCTAAACGAAATTCTTAGCGAGGAAATAACGTGTTGAATGTGTGTATATGTGTgcgaaaaagtaaaacaaataaacacttGGACAATTATTTAAAAGCTGATGTGATGCGCCTTTTTAAAAGGCCACCACCCAGCTAGAGTAGAAGattaaaaaactttgtaaattgaaaaaaaagttttccctGAAAGGTTTTctcgttgaaaatttaattttgaaatgaaactgtttcattttcttaatttattttaccAAAACACACCCCCTACCCTGCCAGAACccttaaaatcaaatttaaaaggTTATGTACTATATTCTTTTTGTAGAAAACACATCAACAAATTATTGAgttttaaaaagcaaaataaaccGTACCGTGTAACctgtaaattgtttttatctCACAAACTTAATGAGTGAAATTCATGCCAATGTGATACTattcaaaacaacaacaaaaatataaaaataaataatacaaccccccagatattttttaattattattaagacATATTtgcataattattattattattatttttttaacaaaaaagaaacaattttgaaaataaaaagaaaatccttattaaaaacaaacaacaaacaagaaacgattttaaaaaataaattttgatctCTTAACTTTACAAAAGTACATACGATTGATGAACAAAATCAACAAACTACTACTAAAcaatgtaattttaataaaattattactaCAGATTTATGTTGGAATAACACTTATATTCCAAACTTAATGACCTATAAATACATACCTGActtgaatgtaaaaataaaataatcaaatatcaacaaaaaaaaataaaaatattggacatctttaaaaaacttaacagtactcgtttagcaacatgtttagatataatttataatttacgtTACACTGACATTATATCGCTACGAAAACATCCAGtcattcataaaattgtttgatttaaacaaattgtgaaaataaatttatgaaatgttaaaataatgtgtttaaaattttctgttaCCTGTTGTATAAAATTGCTGTTACAATATCTAAAAAGATATTTGCATATTTTCAAGTTCTTTATACTATTATCTTATAAATCAAACGATTAAAGTTTGATTGGgttatatttgatttaaatgaCGTTTAAAATAGATTTTCCGTTACAAGTTTACTTTAAGTCACATGATTctgaaataatttataaatatactgAAGTTTCTTATCTTTCCTCTTAGTATGATTAGaaagaattattattttattaaaaagagaGCTAACAATAAGGAAACCACtgagttttttacattttgattatatttttaGTAATCAGTGACTAGAGTGCTCTTGAAATCCATAATTTAGTaaatggttaaaaaaatttgtcatcaaaacatattttcaaactttGCTATCATTCAAAGTCattcttaattttttgtattgagCGTAAAATACTTTCAAAATTTGATCTCCGATAGAGAGTGAAAAGTGAATCGTAAATATTATGgtgtaaattcaatatttcaatagaaTCGATTTCTGGAATTATTCAAGTTGATTTGAAACTCTGTGCTTGTAAACTGCATGCCGGGCACCCATTCATGGGGACGTTAATGAAGAAACATCCCCATGAGATCTCCTTTAGCTGTAGAATATTCCAGAAAATAGgtgttatattataattttgataaaattgaaaCATGTATAATTTCTGCTAATGTCTCAATTAGGAATCAATcacgtgtaaatttaaatattcttgtTGGCTATAAGATACACGAAGTGTTTACACACTGAAATCAAAATTATATTTGGTTTTATGTTATGATATTGATGAACCTTTATCTTGATTGTCTTTATCTGCCttggatatttttaataataaatgtcgGGCAATAATCTAGTAAATTGCAgtcaatttgtttgtattagaCGTCTTTAGAAGAGCTTGAGCTGGCGATATACATATAGATTTCGAATTTGTACTTTTGCGGATATTGATCTATGTTTTGGTATTGCTAAATGTAGTTAAATCTAAAGCTAAATGGTTTATATAATTAATACATCGGTTTATGTGATATACCAATAAAtgtctttagaaaatcttgaactagaagtttttattaaaattatagaaGACCTTAAGATAgctataaatatatttagaagAACTTAAGCTACCGACATAAGCTTTTCATAGATATAAGGATAGATTCCTTTAGCTCATCTTAAACCACTTATGCATGTCTTGAGGACAGCATGCTACAGCTAAAAGAGATCTTAATCAAGCAATAAATGTTATAAAGTTTGAGATAGCTTTAGAATTATTTACATAAGTTAACTTGAGCGAATGACAGATACTTAGCATTTCCACAACCACGATATTCGCTCGGCCAAAGATTGTCATCTCAGCGACAGCAGTGTGAATCAGAAGTTTTCTCCCCAGGGAAGAACTTTCGATGTAAGCAGGACTCTCATTATGAAAGATATCTTTAgcctcatttaaaaaaaaaagaaatgacaaACGATTGAAAAAATTAGTTCTTACGTTTCAAAAGGTTTTGATTTATAAAATGAGATTTCAGATTAAATTGGGAATCTTCCAGTGGATGTACAAGAAATTGATAGTATTTATCTGAATTGCTTTcataattacatttttgttattaaatcatTAGTTTATACAGATTTTTTATTACCAAGTTAACAGAGTTTAAgcacatttttttaacattgaattttaaaaaattaaaacatttaaatcttTATATTAACTTATATAAACTTTAACTATAGTTAAGGCTTAACCacagacaacaaaaaaaatttatggatgGTTAAGTCCAAACTATATCAAAtcccaaattaaaattattctaaaCATGTTGCTTATTGCAGTTAAACATCTAATTCTACTTAAGAAAAACTTGACTTTTAATCATTTAGACCAGCTTTATAAGCAGTATTTaagtttttgcataaaattgaattaagaaatctacttaaatattgtatatataaaactcaggctaataaatatttataattattataatgaaTTAAATGAAATAGTTCAATTTGTCTTATGATAAAAACTATGCATATAACTAGGCATACTTTTAGgggtttaaatttctttttcagcgacctaaaagtatgctaattttttaaatacaggaATTATGACGAATTAAACTgtgaaagtattttaaaataaaaattgacttGAAACACACAACATTATTTTAAACACCCTTAATATTAGATTAGAATTGTTATTGGCaaaatattgataaacaaaaattaaactaattaggtcttatacaaaatttgagatgttttttagaaaaacttaacATGCTTCCATTTTTATTGTATTAGGCATCAAGCACACACACACCCTATACTTTTCTAAACaaatcataaattaaatagaataaattgtttacaaaaattttataaaatacatatgataaaactgaaataaaaaaataattataatttttaaatttaacaaaattttaaagaaatacaaattaGCCCTGTTCTGTAAACCGAATCGAAATAACATTTTCGTTTTGAACGAATTTACATTAGTATTTTGgtgttctgtaaatcgaatccacattatttagttgttttacTTTTGAGTAAACAAACCTGTTTCAATATACAAAATCCTGCGATTTGCAGAacattgatttttaaattatttgttttgaaaatagcTCTTTTTTGAAATAACCcgatttacagaacaggggCGATATTTTGAGAACCAACTTAAGATGAATTAAACATGTACCTACTTATTTAGAATAATTGCACTCGGAGAAGTTATAAACTTTATGGAATTGTAATTAGTACctgaaaatattaatgaaattttaacaaaacagtGTATAttagatgattttttttaaaataatcgagttaaaggtttttaaagttttaaatatttcataacttATCTTTGATTTGGGAAGTAGTACGAAAGACAACTTAGCCGATATGTTGTGTAAATCTTCAAACTTTCTTAACACTATTCctatttgaatacttttaaattACTGTTTCACAAAACTGTAGTTAttatttacgattttttttaaatctatcgatatttaatttgaatctaaaaatattgtatatatttattttgtgccCTCAACGATATAATCTTAAGATTGTGGTggagtttataaaataaatcatacaTTTTCGGTAACTAATTTCTAGCTTTAtgtgaatttataaatttttctttgagtgtaaattattttgaatttagtaaggtatattttctgaaaattttgtaatatacaatatttgttCATGTTTAAAACAccatttattctttatttctgtaagaaaaactttattttgttatttaaaaccaattattagaggtattcacaatgtagagtaagTACTCTGGTAATGTAATACCgctattgtttaaaatatttgagtgaGTTGACGATTTTGAAcactatttgtaaatatttttgaaaggcgttacaatttttgaataaatttaaaataaaatctaaattcagaatatttttcatatgtgacaactaaaaaatatttgtttccgaGGCTCTCTCACCTGATTAATACGAATGTTAAGTTAATGATCGGTCTATCGAGACTGCCGTATCTTTATTTGTTAGAATGTTTTCAATGTTTAATGCCATGGTACTACAAATCCCTAGTTCTGCTAGTTCAATAGAATGTTTGTAATATTAAtggttaaaacaaaatttgttcaacACATTGCAAATTGACTTAAAAAGGGGCCTTTATTGAGCTACAACTCTActgaagtttaattttaattatcagattgaaaaaaatattgctgACAATATTTATCTTATTACTATAATAATATCAGTTATCgcagaaaaaaatgtattagtacAACTAGTTCTAGAACGCATAATTATAGACAGTACTCATTCTAGTTTGGCGTTCGGAtcaaagttttttgtttgaaattatctCTCCCAGAATCGGTTCAAGAgaaacttttgatttttttgacgtcatttatttatttttccaaaaaaataaggtTTTTAAAACGGTTTCAGTGGTTGCGCAACTAACAAGTGATCTATATAACTAGTGTAGAACTAATGTGTAACTAGTGCTAAAGAACTGGTTCCTTAAAATCCCTGTATAAGTGCTTTAGAATCACGATACAGTTCTACAAAAGTAATTCCAAGGCTGTCATTAAAGAATCTGAAGATGTTCTGATTACACTTGATCTAGATTCTAGAACTATGTAGCTATTTTAAAACAAGTTCTGAAATTGTTTCCTggtattgtatattttattaatattttataacaaatactTTTCCaacgattttatttttaaatttatacatagatacataagTTGATATGTTTATGTGTATATTCTTCTATccttattgtttttaaaacaagaattaaattttagttttcagtattcaaacatttctttaagaaatttgattaataaatacatactttATATTACCcatttaataacaacaaaaaccatatatacaaacaaaatatactactatacatattttaaatgttatatttaattattattttttattaaaggtctgaaacttatcaaaatttttactatAGTTAAGGCTTAactaaataattcaatattgaTAAGTCAACAGGCcaaaatgtaataaatgtattttataacaattacaacataattattttaacttaaaataaatacgaaatacatattgtatttttaatgtattttctgcatatgattttgtttaaattaataatacatataatgattaattacattaataatacttaatacttataattatttaatacaacaacaaatgtaaacatttaattctaagcacattaaacaaataaaaaaaaataattaaaaaaccaacaacaacacatacatatatattaaaacaagataaataaaaaatcccccttataagaattaaatttaaaaatacatgtgtagtagttataattaattaataattaaatataaaaaaacatacaaaacaactacaaattattattaatttaaatgcaataaatatacttacatgtttcagaaatattaataaataaatgatgttttatttcaaaatgattaAAGGGGTTATAAATGTAACTAAAATGCACTGCAGTGGGCGGACTCATAGTGCCTTAGAAACATCTAGCTCGTGAATGTTGAAACATTTCTACTTTACTTCTGATTAACGAATATGAATAAATATTACAAAGGAGTTGCGAACACACAGccaaaacgattttttgaaacttCAGTCTATATCAATCAAGAGTATATTTTGCATAGTAGCAGCAACTGCCTAAGTTAAACtatttatgatattaatcttctCTGTAAATTTGCcccattaatattaaaaaaaatttggctacAATAACATTacttttttggaatatatttccATCGATTTTCGGAATATCATAAGTTCAATATAAAAAGTTGTACCTGGTAAAAATTTGGTTACAGTCGAGACTGTcaatttattagaattaaaacTTTAACATTACATATCCGTAGGAGCTATTTGTATACGATCGCCTTGTTTTGGATTTTACCTATTATATGTTTCCTTCAATTTTCGTTCATTATAACAGGAAACGGTGTTATTAAACAACCCAGTTTTATTTACACCAAACATGTACATAAAACAACCGCATTCATAAATCAACCGCTGTTAAATCAGCTGGGTTTTTAAAGTCAAACTGACAGCTGGCAACAAAAACACTTGGTGTGTAGAACTGCTGGACaatttttgtgataaattttgcaaataaaatacaggtaatttttcttcatttaactgcatttatcaaaaattagaaaatatttgcgttgaaatatgttaaataaaagtgtaatataaaaaatgtttagacaagtgaagaaaattaattttaaattaaataaaaattacttacAAAAACCTTATGTAATCTCTGGAAAGAGAGCAAATATTTGAAGAGAATTTCGCGTTCAGTTGAAGgaacaatataaacaatttttaaagaaatcaaaTTTCCAATATTACAGCAACAATGGGCGGCCATGGACACGGTGAACCTTACAAAGTACCAGATGCTTCAACATACAAAGTAGAAAGTGTTGCCAAATTGGTGGAAGTGAAAGAGGCTTTGGCCAGACAAGGTTTAAAAGATCCTTGGTTGcggtaaatatatttatttttttttttaaataacagttataaaattacaactgatattttgtttttagtaatgaAGTCTGGCGCTATGATGTCAAACAATTTGGAAGCCACGCTACCCGTTTTAGAGCATTTATGATGCGTGGTTTTGTTTTGGGTTTGGGCCTAACAGCTGTCACCGTTGCTTGTGAAACTTTGTTGGGTGGCGATGATCATCATGGTCATGGACACGATGAACACCATTAGGAAATTATTTATCAATAAGTAaaacactttaaatatttttagtttgcttttaaaacaacaataaaataaccAATGTGAAAATGAAACATAATAATGCCAATATGGGAGgattctttgtttattttacttaaatttacatatgtagGTAATATGGAATTACAAAATCTATTAGACAATAAATGATACGTAAATATTATCTGAGAAGTTTGTAAGTCTAAGTAGAACGCGGTTTTAGTTCTTCATAGCACGATCTTAAAAAGATTTGTGGTTTTTTGGCTGGATTGAAGTACTCATGACCTTTAGACCAATCATAGCCCACAGCATAAGCGAAGATATGACCGGAAGCATTGAAACCACTTTTTGTTATTGACTGATCCATAGTTTCGGAAGACTTTAGTTTAGTACGAGCATCTTTATCCCAGAAACTGAAAGTACCATCGGAACCTACAGTTACTAAAGTACCATGTATTGGGTGGAAGGCGATGTCGTTAACGGCATAAATATCTTGATAGCCGGTTGTGCCAGAAGAACGA
Proteins encoded in this region:
- the ND-B12 gene encoding NADH dehydrogenase [ubiquinone] 1 beta subcomplex subunit 3, whose translation is MGGHGHGEPYKVPDASTYKVESVAKLVEVKEALARQGLKDPWLRNEVWRYDVKQFGSHATRFRAFMMRGFVLGLGLTAVTVACETLLGGDDHHGHGHDEHH